Proteins co-encoded in one Bombus pyrosoma isolate SC7728 linkage group LG4, ASM1482585v1, whole genome shotgun sequence genomic window:
- the LOC122567176 gene encoding transcriptional activator cubitus interruptus isoform X4, producing the protein MDVAKEEGITVTADLHGGINKRLIRERRGKSQLRDHPRRTRTRKPMSPALGMHPGMAPHLQQLQAHLLRSAAAAALLPHAHPLQPPAPPPPPPHPHTHAHGLSPHSQLYPGVPPHSTASATLGPHGGGLPPKTESTESCRKASESSTRSVTAEADTSSRRASTKVKREPATTTTNAATTTAPPTHPQGLSPSEDLRDEPGDFIETNCHWRDCGLEFPTQDDLVKHINNDHIHANKKSFVCGWEECSREEKPFKAQYMLVVHMRRHTGEKPHKCTFEGCFKAYSRLENLKTHLRSHTGEKPYTCEYPGCSKAFSNASDRAKHQNRTHSNEKPYVCKAPGCTKRYTDPSSLRKHVKTVHGAEFYANKKHKGGGGDGGGSDEAGAGGHSPSRSEDLHPKTPSLSSPSVKSESEANSPPSMMQQQGSPLVGGCNDEVAGVSALTGDGVALAEEPWNEEPDDLDIADLPVALRAMVGGMESQQQQQPPPPASRNRLKGRLNAKGMPSLPVSVSGMRGTRGMGPQGNIGDLNRRITDLKMEGGGPARQTSLSDLQLRLQPLNEPRRDSNSTVSTYYGSMKSTDFGSRRSSQASGVSAVRMGQTGPGSFYDPISPGTSRRSSQMSTTSGRMNPPSHLQGPYSTSNLVVQTQNMSLQGIQGMPGDWNGPGGHCTQPSGDRRMSEPTRGHQAQRNSPPVPPRPRSAQLPEHHPNQEVILDEVGEGEMVENKLVIPDEMMQYLNQVQAGGTQVNCRSSPLPICQSPICTNPLHYQRQVQPTCNYNQSHQQTCYPPPQPAQPTCTNYQNTSPSPYNQCPSSRPPQPNSQYCPPPTYPSQPNGGQVLSPAAGQVMSPGSHYAPSHISDQPLTSPAAGALAPQHPPQNLPQNSAQLTRNCPQNHMHHGYYPSYNCQAQMNANCTGNPTSQVNHHTNPVCAPPNHSSMNQQQCVQMRSAGNCPQLSPHCTQQPAISNQTSMSHANPQCGQVANQCTRPMVTPNGQVSNIHPVQQSTVPNQCAQMSPHCSQLNINNQAKPITNITSLQGCQQQTPQQNTPCLQMANCAHPNGGHRSVNDSALPKRTSPQLCTAQQTNCRIQQQQHNCTHNCARTNPPNHQQYNCSCQWGYGGDQCYHEQTGAAIPEIQCRDISQSQQGSPMKPPQGMRQDSYRRTLEYVQQCRNWSGNAHTHETNVSSSTHPMSLPQPLPSSANMVVNDMTSSLSSLLEENRYLQMIQ; encoded by the exons CAATGAGCCCAGCTTTGGGAATGCACCCAGGAATGGCGCCACACCTGCAGCAACTTCAGGCGCATCTTTTAAGGAGCGCAGCTGCCGCAGCTCTTCTACCCCATGCTCACCCCCTACAACCCCCTGCACCACCTCCACCACCACCTCATCCACACACCCATGCCCACGGATTATCGCCGCATTCGCAATTATACCCCGGTGTGCCACCTCATTCCACGGCCTCAGCAACCCTCGGACCACATGGTGGAGGATTGCCGCCAAAAACTGAG AGCACGGAGTCCTGCAGAAAAGCGTCAGAATCGTCGACCAGGTCGGTGACGGCCGAGGCGGACACGTCTTCGAGGAGAGCTTCTACGAAGGTAAAAAGGGAACctgcgacgacgacgacgaacgCTGCCACGACCACAGCACCACCTACTCATCCTCAAGGACTTAGCCCTAGCGAAGATCTTCGAGATGAACCTGgagattttatcgaaacaaaCTGTCACTGGAGAGACTGTGGTCTTGAGTTTCCTACTCAG GATGATCTTGTGAAGCACATCAACAATGACCATATACATGCGAACAAGAAGAGCTTCGTCTGTGGTTGGGAGGAGTGCTCGAGGGAAGAAAAACCATTTAAGGCTCAATATATGTTGGTAGTGCACATGAGAAGGCATACCGGTGAAAAACCTCATAAGTGTACT TTCGAGGGATGTTTCAAAGCATATTCGCGTCTGGAGAACTTGAAGACGCATCTGAGGTCCCATACCGGAGAAAAACCATATACTTGTGAATATCCTGGTTGCAGCAAGGCATTTAGTAATGCTAGCGATCGCGCGAAACACCAAAACAGGACTCATTCCAACGag AAACCATACGTTTGCAAGGCGCCAGGTTGCACGAAAAGGTACACCGATCCATCATCTCTGAGGAAACACGTGAAAACTGTGCACGGCGCAGAATTCTACGCCAATAAGAAGCACAAAGGAGGCGGTGGAGATGGCGGAGGCAGTGACGAAGCTGGTGCAGGTGGCCATAGTCCTAGCAGAAGCGAAGATCTCCATCCGAAGACACCTAGTTTGTCAAGTCCGAGTGTGAAATCTGAAAGTGAAGCGAATAGTCCACCTAGTATGATGCAGCAACAAGGTAGCCCATTAGTTGGTGGCTGCAATGACGAAGTTGCTGGTGTCAGTGCATTGACTGGTGATGGCGTTGCCTTGGCTGAGGAACCTTGGAACGAGGAACCCGATGACTTGGATATCGCTGATTTGCCAGTTGCTCTACGTGCCATG GTTGGCGGAATGGAAtcgcagcagcagcaacaacctCCTCCTCCTGCTTCGCGGAATCGTCTGAAAGGCAGACTGAACGCAAAAGGCATGCCGAGCTTGCCAGTAAGCGTGTCCGGTATGAGGGGAACACGTGGTATGGGTCCTCAGGGTAACATCGGCGACCTGAATAGGAGGATCACTGACCTGAAGATGGAGGGTGGCGGTCCCGCCCGCCAAACGAGTCTTTCTGACCTGCAACTCAGGCTGCAACCTCTCAACGAGCCACGAAGGGATAGCAACAGTACTGTGAGCACCTATTACGGTAGCATGAAGTCCACGGACTTTGGTAGTAGAAGAAGCAGCCAGGCTAGCGGGGTCAGCGCTGTCAGAATGGGTCAAACTGGACCTGGAAGCTTCTACGATCCCATCAGTCCAGGAACATCACGAAGAAGCAGTCAAATGAGTACCACTTCCGGTAGAATGAACCCACCGAGTCACCTTCAAGGACCTTACTCGACGAGCAATCTTGTCGTTCAGACGCAAAATATGTCTCTTCAG GGTATCCAGGGTATGCCAGGAGATTGGAACGGTCCAGGCGGCCATTGTACGCAACCATCCGGTGATCGTCGCATGTCAGAACCCACCAGGGGTCACCAGGCCCAAAGAAATTCACCGCCTGTACCACCCAGACCAAGATCTGCTCAACTTCCAGAACATCATCCTAATCAGGAAGTCATTCTGGATGAGGTTGGAGAAGGTGAAATGGTGGAAAATAAGCTGGTCATTCCTGATGAGATGATGCAGTACTTGAACCAA GTTCAAGCAGGAGGAACTCAGGTGAATTGTCGTAGCAGTCCCTTACCAATTTGCCAGTCTCCAATTTGCACAAATCCCTTACACTACCAACGTCAAGTACAGCCTACTTGCAACTACAACCAGTCTCACCAACAAACCTGCTATCCGCCACCACAACCAGCTCAACCAACATGCACGAACTATCAGAATACTTCTCCATCTCCCTACAACCAATGTCCTAGCTCTAGACCTCCTCAGCCTAATTCACAATACTGTCCTCCACCCACATATCCATCTCAACCAAACGGCGGGCAAGTGCTCAGTCCAGCAGCGGGTCAAGTCATGTCACCAGGATCTCACTATGCTCCCAGTCATATCAGCGATCAGCCTCTAACTTCACCAGCAGCTGGTGCCCTAGCGCCTCAGCATCCTCCTCAAAATCTCCCTCAAAACTCTGCTCAGTTAACTAGGAACTGTCCCCAAAACCACATGCACCATGGCTACTACCCTAGTTACAATTGTCAGGCACAAATGAACGCGAACTGTACCGGAAATCCAACCAGCCAAGTGAACCACCACACAAACCCCGTTTGTGCTCCACCGAATCACAGCTCTATGAACCAACAACAGTGCGTACAGATGCGCTCAGCTGGCAATTGTCCACAATTGTCTCCTCATTGCACTCAACAGCCAGCTATATCTAATCAGACAAGTATGAGCCATGCTAATCCACAGTGTGGTCAAGTAGCCAATCAATGTACCAGGCCAATGGTGACACCTAATGGCCAGGTGTCAAATATTCACCCTGTTCAGCAGAGCACAGTGCCCAACCAATGTGCTCAGATGTCGCCACACTGTTCTCAGCTGAACATCAACAACCAGGCTAAACCGATCACCAACATAACCAGTCTCCAGGGCTGTCAACAGCAAACACCACAGCAAAATACACCTTGCCTGCAAATGGCCAATTGCGCTCATCCCAATGGTGGCCATAGATCGGTGAACGATTCTGCTTTACCGAAGAGGACGTCTCCACAGTTGTGCACCGCTCAGCAGACCAATTGCAGGATACAACAGCAGCAACATAATTGTACACACAATTGTGCTCGAACCAATCCTCCAAATCATCAACAGTATAATTGTAGTTGTCAGTGGGGTTACGGGGGAGATCAATGTTACCACGAGCAAACCGGTGCTGCTATACCAGAGATTCAATGCAGAGACATCAGTCAGTCTCAACAAGGATCTCCTATGAAGCCTCCTCAAGGAATGAGACAAGATTCGTACAGAAGGACACTGGAGTATGTGCAACAGTGCAGAAACTGGTCTGGAAATGCACACACCCACGAAACAAATGTCTCTAGTTCTACTCACCCCATGTCGCTGCCACAGCCATTGCCATCAAGTGCCAATATGGTGGTCAACGACATGACTTCGTCTCTGAGTTCGTTGCTCGAGGAGAACAGATACTTACAGATGATTCAGTGA
- the LOC122567176 gene encoding transcriptional activator cubitus interruptus isoform X5 gives MSPALGMHPGMAPHLQQLQAHLLRSAAAAALLPHAHPLQPPAPPPPPPHPHTHAHGLSPHSQLYPGVPPHSTASATLGPHGGGLPPKTESTESCRKASESSTRSVTAEADTSSRRASTKVKREPATTTTNAATTTAPPTHPQGLSPSEDLRDEPGDFIETNCHWRDCGLEFPTQDDLVKHINNDHIHANKKSFVCGWEECSREEKPFKAQYMLVVHMRRHTGEKPHKCTFEGCFKAYSRLENLKTHLRSHTGEKPYTCEYPGCSKAFSNASDRAKHQNRTHSNEKPYVCKAPGCTKRYTDPSSLRKHVKTVHGAEFYANKKHKGGGGDGGGSDEAGAGGHSPSRSEDLHPKTPSLSSPSVKSESEANSPPSMMQQQGSPLVGGCNDEVAGVSALTGDGVALAEEPWNEEPDDLDIADLPVALRAMVGGMESQQQQQPPPPASRNRLKGRLNAKGMPSLPVSVSGMRGTRGMGPQGNIGDLNRRITDLKMEGGGPARQTSLSDLQLRLQPLNEPRRDSNSTVSTYYGSMKSTDFGSRRSSQASGVSAVRMGQTGPGSFYDPISPGTSRRSSQMSTTSGRMNPPSHLQGPYSTSNLVVQTQNMSLQGIQGMPGDWNGPGGHCTQPSGDRRMSEPTRGHQAQRNSPPVPPRPRSAQLPEHHPNQEVILDEVGEGEMVENKLVIPDEMMQYLNQVQAGGTQVNCRSSPLPICQSPICTNPLHYQRQVQPTCNYNQSHQQTCYPPPQPAQPTCTNYQNTSPSPYNQCPSSRPPQPNSQYCPPPTYPSQPNGGQVLSPAAGQVMSPGSHYAPSHISDQPLTSPAAGALAPQHPPQNLPQNSAQLTRNCPQNHMHHGYYPSYNCQAQMNANCTGNPTSQVNHHTNPVCAPPNHSSMNQQQCVQMRSAGNCPQLSPHCTQQPAISNQTSMSHANPQCGQVANQCTRPMVTPNGQVSNIHPVQQSTVPNQCAQMSPHCSQLNINNQAKPITNITSLQGCQQQTPQQNTPCLQMANCAHPNGGHRSVNDSALPKRTSPQLCTAQQTNCRIQQQQHNCTHNCARTNPPNHQQYNCSCQWGYGGDQCYHEQTGAAIPEIQCRDISQSQQGSPMKPPQGMRQDSYRRTLEYVQQCRNWSGNAHTHETNVSSSTHPMSLPQPLPSSANMVVNDMTSSLSSLLEENRYLQMIQ, from the exons ATGAGCCCAGCTTTGGGAATGCACCCAGGAATGGCGCCACACCTGCAGCAACTTCAGGCGCATCTTTTAAGGAGCGCAGCTGCCGCAGCTCTTCTACCCCATGCTCACCCCCTACAACCCCCTGCACCACCTCCACCACCACCTCATCCACACACCCATGCCCACGGATTATCGCCGCATTCGCAATTATACCCCGGTGTGCCACCTCATTCCACGGCCTCAGCAACCCTCGGACCACATGGTGGAGGATTGCCGCCAAAAACTGAG AGCACGGAGTCCTGCAGAAAAGCGTCAGAATCGTCGACCAGGTCGGTGACGGCCGAGGCGGACACGTCTTCGAGGAGAGCTTCTACGAAGGTAAAAAGGGAACctgcgacgacgacgacgaacgCTGCCACGACCACAGCACCACCTACTCATCCTCAAGGACTTAGCCCTAGCGAAGATCTTCGAGATGAACCTGgagattttatcgaaacaaaCTGTCACTGGAGAGACTGTGGTCTTGAGTTTCCTACTCAG GATGATCTTGTGAAGCACATCAACAATGACCATATACATGCGAACAAGAAGAGCTTCGTCTGTGGTTGGGAGGAGTGCTCGAGGGAAGAAAAACCATTTAAGGCTCAATATATGTTGGTAGTGCACATGAGAAGGCATACCGGTGAAAAACCTCATAAGTGTACT TTCGAGGGATGTTTCAAAGCATATTCGCGTCTGGAGAACTTGAAGACGCATCTGAGGTCCCATACCGGAGAAAAACCATATACTTGTGAATATCCTGGTTGCAGCAAGGCATTTAGTAATGCTAGCGATCGCGCGAAACACCAAAACAGGACTCATTCCAACGag AAACCATACGTTTGCAAGGCGCCAGGTTGCACGAAAAGGTACACCGATCCATCATCTCTGAGGAAACACGTGAAAACTGTGCACGGCGCAGAATTCTACGCCAATAAGAAGCACAAAGGAGGCGGTGGAGATGGCGGAGGCAGTGACGAAGCTGGTGCAGGTGGCCATAGTCCTAGCAGAAGCGAAGATCTCCATCCGAAGACACCTAGTTTGTCAAGTCCGAGTGTGAAATCTGAAAGTGAAGCGAATAGTCCACCTAGTATGATGCAGCAACAAGGTAGCCCATTAGTTGGTGGCTGCAATGACGAAGTTGCTGGTGTCAGTGCATTGACTGGTGATGGCGTTGCCTTGGCTGAGGAACCTTGGAACGAGGAACCCGATGACTTGGATATCGCTGATTTGCCAGTTGCTCTACGTGCCATG GTTGGCGGAATGGAAtcgcagcagcagcaacaacctCCTCCTCCTGCTTCGCGGAATCGTCTGAAAGGCAGACTGAACGCAAAAGGCATGCCGAGCTTGCCAGTAAGCGTGTCCGGTATGAGGGGAACACGTGGTATGGGTCCTCAGGGTAACATCGGCGACCTGAATAGGAGGATCACTGACCTGAAGATGGAGGGTGGCGGTCCCGCCCGCCAAACGAGTCTTTCTGACCTGCAACTCAGGCTGCAACCTCTCAACGAGCCACGAAGGGATAGCAACAGTACTGTGAGCACCTATTACGGTAGCATGAAGTCCACGGACTTTGGTAGTAGAAGAAGCAGCCAGGCTAGCGGGGTCAGCGCTGTCAGAATGGGTCAAACTGGACCTGGAAGCTTCTACGATCCCATCAGTCCAGGAACATCACGAAGAAGCAGTCAAATGAGTACCACTTCCGGTAGAATGAACCCACCGAGTCACCTTCAAGGACCTTACTCGACGAGCAATCTTGTCGTTCAGACGCAAAATATGTCTCTTCAG GGTATCCAGGGTATGCCAGGAGATTGGAACGGTCCAGGCGGCCATTGTACGCAACCATCCGGTGATCGTCGCATGTCAGAACCCACCAGGGGTCACCAGGCCCAAAGAAATTCACCGCCTGTACCACCCAGACCAAGATCTGCTCAACTTCCAGAACATCATCCTAATCAGGAAGTCATTCTGGATGAGGTTGGAGAAGGTGAAATGGTGGAAAATAAGCTGGTCATTCCTGATGAGATGATGCAGTACTTGAACCAA GTTCAAGCAGGAGGAACTCAGGTGAATTGTCGTAGCAGTCCCTTACCAATTTGCCAGTCTCCAATTTGCACAAATCCCTTACACTACCAACGTCAAGTACAGCCTACTTGCAACTACAACCAGTCTCACCAACAAACCTGCTATCCGCCACCACAACCAGCTCAACCAACATGCACGAACTATCAGAATACTTCTCCATCTCCCTACAACCAATGTCCTAGCTCTAGACCTCCTCAGCCTAATTCACAATACTGTCCTCCACCCACATATCCATCTCAACCAAACGGCGGGCAAGTGCTCAGTCCAGCAGCGGGTCAAGTCATGTCACCAGGATCTCACTATGCTCCCAGTCATATCAGCGATCAGCCTCTAACTTCACCAGCAGCTGGTGCCCTAGCGCCTCAGCATCCTCCTCAAAATCTCCCTCAAAACTCTGCTCAGTTAACTAGGAACTGTCCCCAAAACCACATGCACCATGGCTACTACCCTAGTTACAATTGTCAGGCACAAATGAACGCGAACTGTACCGGAAATCCAACCAGCCAAGTGAACCACCACACAAACCCCGTTTGTGCTCCACCGAATCACAGCTCTATGAACCAACAACAGTGCGTACAGATGCGCTCAGCTGGCAATTGTCCACAATTGTCTCCTCATTGCACTCAACAGCCAGCTATATCTAATCAGACAAGTATGAGCCATGCTAATCCACAGTGTGGTCAAGTAGCCAATCAATGTACCAGGCCAATGGTGACACCTAATGGCCAGGTGTCAAATATTCACCCTGTTCAGCAGAGCACAGTGCCCAACCAATGTGCTCAGATGTCGCCACACTGTTCTCAGCTGAACATCAACAACCAGGCTAAACCGATCACCAACATAACCAGTCTCCAGGGCTGTCAACAGCAAACACCACAGCAAAATACACCTTGCCTGCAAATGGCCAATTGCGCTCATCCCAATGGTGGCCATAGATCGGTGAACGATTCTGCTTTACCGAAGAGGACGTCTCCACAGTTGTGCACCGCTCAGCAGACCAATTGCAGGATACAACAGCAGCAACATAATTGTACACACAATTGTGCTCGAACCAATCCTCCAAATCATCAACAGTATAATTGTAGTTGTCAGTGGGGTTACGGGGGAGATCAATGTTACCACGAGCAAACCGGTGCTGCTATACCAGAGATTCAATGCAGAGACATCAGTCAGTCTCAACAAGGATCTCCTATGAAGCCTCCTCAAGGAATGAGACAAGATTCGTACAGAAGGACACTGGAGTATGTGCAACAGTGCAGAAACTGGTCTGGAAATGCACACACCCACGAAACAAATGTCTCTAGTTCTACTCACCCCATGTCGCTGCCACAGCCATTGCCATCAAGTGCCAATATGGTGGTCAACGACATGACTTCGTCTCTGAGTTCGTTGCTCGAGGAGAACAGATACTTACAGATGATTCAGTGA
- the LOC122567176 gene encoding transcriptional activator cubitus interruptus isoform X3: protein MDHLYHQLQASTHSPNASLHGLGGLGPEYLLHAAGPASTLASSEFPFSIDVSASSRLGSPRASAIRASRKRALSSSPYSDRFDIDSMIRFSPNSLASIVNGSRSSSASGSYGHLSAAMSPALGMHPGMAPHLQQLQAHLLRSAAAAALLPHAHPLQPPAPPPPPPHPHTHAHGLSPHSQLYPGVPPHSTASATLGPHGGGLPPKTESTESCRKASESSTRSVTAEADTSSRRASTKVKREPATTTTNAATTTAPPTHPQGLSPSEDLRDEPGDFIETNCHWRDCGLEFPTQDDLVKHINNDHIHANKKSFVCGWEECSREEKPFKAQYMLVVHMRRHTGEKPHKCTFEGCFKAYSRLENLKTHLRSHTGEKPYTCEYPGCSKAFSNASDRAKHQNRTHSNEKPYVCKAPGCTKRYTDPSSLRKHVKTVHGAEFYANKKHKGGGGDGGGSDEAGAGGHSPSRSEDLHPKTPSLSSPSVKSESEANSPPSMMQQQGSPLVGGCNDEVAGVSALTGDGVALAEEPWNEEPDDLDIADLPVALRAMVGGMESQQQQQPPPPASRNRLKGRLNAKGMPSLPVSVSGMRGTRGMGPQGNIGDLNRRITDLKMEGGGPARQTSLSDLQLRLQPLNEPRRDSNSTVSTYYGSMKSTDFGSRRSSQASGVSAVRMGQTGPGSFYDPISPGTSRRSSQMSTTSGRMNPPSHLQGPYSTSNLVVQTQNMSLQGIQGMPGDWNGPGGHCTQPSGDRRMSEPTRGHQAQRNSPPVPPRPRSAQLPEHHPNQEVILDEVGEGEMVENKLVIPDEMMQYLNQVQAGGTQVNCRSSPLPICQSPICTNPLHYQRQVQPTCNYNQSHQQTCYPPPQPAQPTCTNYQNTSPSPYNQCPSSRPPQPNSQYCPPPTYPSQPNGGQVLSPAAGQVMSPGSHYAPSHISDQPLTSPAAGALAPQHPPQNLPQNSAQLTRNCPQNHMHHGYYPSYNCQAQMNANCTGNPTSQVNHHTNPVCAPPNHSSMNQQQCVQMRSAGNCPQLSPHCTQQPAISNQTSMSHANPQCGQVANQCTRPMVTPNGQVSNIHPVQQSTVPNQCAQMSPHCSQLNINNQAKPITNITSLQGCQQQTPQQNTPCLQMANCAHPNGGHRSVNDSALPKRTSPQLCTAQQTNCRIQQQQHNCTHNCARTNPPNHQQYNCSCQWGYGGDQCYHEQTGAAIPEIQCRDISQSQQGSPMKPPQGMRQDSYRRTLEYVQQCRNWSGNAHTHETNVSSSTHPMSLPQPLPSSANMVVNDMTSSLSSLLEENRYLQMIQ, encoded by the exons CAATGAGCCCAGCTTTGGGAATGCACCCAGGAATGGCGCCACACCTGCAGCAACTTCAGGCGCATCTTTTAAGGAGCGCAGCTGCCGCAGCTCTTCTACCCCATGCTCACCCCCTACAACCCCCTGCACCACCTCCACCACCACCTCATCCACACACCCATGCCCACGGATTATCGCCGCATTCGCAATTATACCCCGGTGTGCCACCTCATTCCACGGCCTCAGCAACCCTCGGACCACATGGTGGAGGATTGCCGCCAAAAACTGAG AGCACGGAGTCCTGCAGAAAAGCGTCAGAATCGTCGACCAGGTCGGTGACGGCCGAGGCGGACACGTCTTCGAGGAGAGCTTCTACGAAGGTAAAAAGGGAACctgcgacgacgacgacgaacgCTGCCACGACCACAGCACCACCTACTCATCCTCAAGGACTTAGCCCTAGCGAAGATCTTCGAGATGAACCTGgagattttatcgaaacaaaCTGTCACTGGAGAGACTGTGGTCTTGAGTTTCCTACTCAG GATGATCTTGTGAAGCACATCAACAATGACCATATACATGCGAACAAGAAGAGCTTCGTCTGTGGTTGGGAGGAGTGCTCGAGGGAAGAAAAACCATTTAAGGCTCAATATATGTTGGTAGTGCACATGAGAAGGCATACCGGTGAAAAACCTCATAAGTGTACT TTCGAGGGATGTTTCAAAGCATATTCGCGTCTGGAGAACTTGAAGACGCATCTGAGGTCCCATACCGGAGAAAAACCATATACTTGTGAATATCCTGGTTGCAGCAAGGCATTTAGTAATGCTAGCGATCGCGCGAAACACCAAAACAGGACTCATTCCAACGag AAACCATACGTTTGCAAGGCGCCAGGTTGCACGAAAAGGTACACCGATCCATCATCTCTGAGGAAACACGTGAAAACTGTGCACGGCGCAGAATTCTACGCCAATAAGAAGCACAAAGGAGGCGGTGGAGATGGCGGAGGCAGTGACGAAGCTGGTGCAGGTGGCCATAGTCCTAGCAGAAGCGAAGATCTCCATCCGAAGACACCTAGTTTGTCAAGTCCGAGTGTGAAATCTGAAAGTGAAGCGAATAGTCCACCTAGTATGATGCAGCAACAAGGTAGCCCATTAGTTGGTGGCTGCAATGACGAAGTTGCTGGTGTCAGTGCATTGACTGGTGATGGCGTTGCCTTGGCTGAGGAACCTTGGAACGAGGAACCCGATGACTTGGATATCGCTGATTTGCCAGTTGCTCTACGTGCCATG GTTGGCGGAATGGAAtcgcagcagcagcaacaacctCCTCCTCCTGCTTCGCGGAATCGTCTGAAAGGCAGACTGAACGCAAAAGGCATGCCGAGCTTGCCAGTAAGCGTGTCCGGTATGAGGGGAACACGTGGTATGGGTCCTCAGGGTAACATCGGCGACCTGAATAGGAGGATCACTGACCTGAAGATGGAGGGTGGCGGTCCCGCCCGCCAAACGAGTCTTTCTGACCTGCAACTCAGGCTGCAACCTCTCAACGAGCCACGAAGGGATAGCAACAGTACTGTGAGCACCTATTACGGTAGCATGAAGTCCACGGACTTTGGTAGTAGAAGAAGCAGCCAGGCTAGCGGGGTCAGCGCTGTCAGAATGGGTCAAACTGGACCTGGAAGCTTCTACGATCCCATCAGTCCAGGAACATCACGAAGAAGCAGTCAAATGAGTACCACTTCCGGTAGAATGAACCCACCGAGTCACCTTCAAGGACCTTACTCGACGAGCAATCTTGTCGTTCAGACGCAAAATATGTCTCTTCAG GGTATCCAGGGTATGCCAGGAGATTGGAACGGTCCAGGCGGCCATTGTACGCAACCATCCGGTGATCGTCGCATGTCAGAACCCACCAGGGGTCACCAGGCCCAAAGAAATTCACCGCCTGTACCACCCAGACCAAGATCTGCTCAACTTCCAGAACATCATCCTAATCAGGAAGTCATTCTGGATGAGGTTGGAGAAGGTGAAATGGTGGAAAATAAGCTGGTCATTCCTGATGAGATGATGCAGTACTTGAACCAA GTTCAAGCAGGAGGAACTCAGGTGAATTGTCGTAGCAGTCCCTTACCAATTTGCCAGTCTCCAATTTGCACAAATCCCTTACACTACCAACGTCAAGTACAGCCTACTTGCAACTACAACCAGTCTCACCAACAAACCTGCTATCCGCCACCACAACCAGCTCAACCAACATGCACGAACTATCAGAATACTTCTCCATCTCCCTACAACCAATGTCCTAGCTCTAGACCTCCTCAGCCTAATTCACAATACTGTCCTCCACCCACATATCCATCTCAACCAAACGGCGGGCAAGTGCTCAGTCCAGCAGCGGGTCAAGTCATGTCACCAGGATCTCACTATGCTCCCAGTCATATCAGCGATCAGCCTCTAACTTCACCAGCAGCTGGTGCCCTAGCGCCTCAGCATCCTCCTCAAAATCTCCCTCAAAACTCTGCTCAGTTAACTAGGAACTGTCCCCAAAACCACATGCACCATGGCTACTACCCTAGTTACAATTGTCAGGCACAAATGAACGCGAACTGTACCGGAAATCCAACCAGCCAAGTGAACCACCACACAAACCCCGTTTGTGCTCCACCGAATCACAGCTCTATGAACCAACAACAGTGCGTACAGATGCGCTCAGCTGGCAATTGTCCACAATTGTCTCCTCATTGCACTCAACAGCCAGCTATATCTAATCAGACAAGTATGAGCCATGCTAATCCACAGTGTGGTCAAGTAGCCAATCAATGTACCAGGCCAATGGTGACACCTAATGGCCAGGTGTCAAATATTCACCCTGTTCAGCAGAGCACAGTGCCCAACCAATGTGCTCAGATGTCGCCACACTGTTCTCAGCTGAACATCAACAACCAGGCTAAACCGATCACCAACATAACCAGTCTCCAGGGCTGTCAACAGCAAACACCACAGCAAAATACACCTTGCCTGCAAATGGCCAATTGCGCTCATCCCAATGGTGGCCATAGATCGGTGAACGATTCTGCTTTACCGAAGAGGACGTCTCCACAGTTGTGCACCGCTCAGCAGACCAATTGCAGGATACAACAGCAGCAACATAATTGTACACACAATTGTGCTCGAACCAATCCTCCAAATCATCAACAGTATAATTGTAGTTGTCAGTGGGGTTACGGGGGAGATCAATGTTACCACGAGCAAACCGGTGCTGCTATACCAGAGATTCAATGCAGAGACATCAGTCAGTCTCAACAAGGATCTCCTATGAAGCCTCCTCAAGGAATGAGACAAGATTCGTACAGAAGGACACTGGAGTATGTGCAACAGTGCAGAAACTGGTCTGGAAATGCACACACCCACGAAACAAATGTCTCTAGTTCTACTCACCCCATGTCGCTGCCACAGCCATTGCCATCAAGTGCCAATATGGTGGTCAACGACATGACTTCGTCTCTGAGTTCGTTGCTCGAGGAGAACAGATACTTACAGATGATTCAGTGA